From Candidatus Eisenbacteria bacterium:
GGGTGTACTTCGAGGATCCCGACGGGCACTTCCTCGAGATACTCACGCGCCCTTATGGAAGCGGCGCCGGATGAGGGACGTCCGCCTCGGCGGCCTCGGTCATCGGCGCGGCAGCGGTGCGCACAGCTCGACGTCGTGTCCATCCGGGTCGGCGAAGTAGAGCGACTTGGCGGGAATCCACTCGTGCACCATGGGGCCCTCGATGGCGATGCCGCGGCGGCGGAGCTCGGCGGCGGCGACGGCGATGTCGCCCTCGGTCACGGTGAACGCGAAGTGTTGCTGCGGCACGTCGGCCTGCTCCTGGAGGACGATCATGCCGTCAGTGCCGGCGCGCATGAAGACCCATGGACGGCGCGCGTCGCGCAGCCCGACCTCGAAGCCGAGCACGTCGCGATAGAACGGCTCGGCTGCCTTCAGGTCGCGCACCTTGATGGCGACCTCGTACACGCCGCGGATGCTCACCATGGGGACCTCCTTCCAACGGCAGCTCTACGCGACCGCCGAGGTGGTGCAAACGCCGCCATCGCAGCGTCTGCGAGAGCCGGTGCTGGGAGGGAAACGCCTGGTCCGCGCATCGTCGATCCCGCCCCGGCGTCGTTCTGGGGAATACAAGCAGAGCGTGACGTCCGCGCGAGCCGGGGGAAAAGGGGTGGCCAACGTCCGGGATCGAAGGCACGTCACCATTCCCAGCCTCGTCGCGACTACGGACCTGGCGCGGGTTGCTCGGCCGGGGGACCCCGGTTAAGAGTCGCCTTTCCGTGCCCACGGTCTACATCGAGACGTACGGCTGCCAGATGAACGTGGCCGACACGGAGCTGATCCTCGGCACGCTGGGGCGGCACGGCTACGAGCGGGTCGACGCTCCCGACGCCGCCGACGTCATCCTGCTCAACACGTGCGCGATCCGCGAGCACGCCGAGGCGCGCGTGCTGGGCCGGCTCGGTGACCTCGGGCGCTACAAGACGACGCGGCCGTCGGTCCGCATCGGCGTCACCGGCTGCATGGCGCAGCACCTGCGCGACAAGCTGCGCGACGGCGCGCCGCAGGTCGACCTCCTGGTCGGACCCGACGGCTACCGGCATCTCCCGGCGCTTCTCGACGCGGGCGACACGGATCCCCACT
This genomic window contains:
- a CDS encoding VOC family protein is translated as MVSIRGVYEVAIKVRDLKAAEPFYRDVLGFEVGLRDARRPWVFMRAGTDGMIVLQEQADVPQQHFAFTVTEGDIAVAAAELRRRGIAIEGPMVHEWIPAKSLYFADPDGHDVELCAPLPRR